One Akkermansiaceae bacterium genomic region harbors:
- a CDS encoding DUF2071 domain-containing protein, whose amino-acid sequence MHFLNARWEDLILANYEVDPQVLEPYVPGGTLLDLFEGQCFVSLVAFMFKKTRVMGIPVPFHRNFEEVNLRFYIHPEGEPEKRSVAFIKEIVPRSVIPLISNTLFKEHYVATRMSHKIAPPNIEYTWGANLMSRIAINLTNKPARPASGSIEEFITEHYLGFTKHPGGTIQYEVFHPQWEVATVTDSQIDVDFAMNYGEDFAFLNDATPVNLCYTKGSDVSVSFPSRL is encoded by the coding sequence ATGCACTTTCTCAACGCCAGATGGGAGGACCTGATTCTCGCCAATTACGAGGTAGATCCGCAAGTGCTGGAGCCTTATGTGCCTGGCGGCACCTTACTCGATCTCTTTGAAGGACAGTGTTTTGTTAGCCTGGTCGCCTTCATGTTCAAAAAGACACGGGTGATGGGCATCCCTGTCCCCTTTCATCGCAATTTCGAGGAAGTCAATTTACGTTTCTACATTCACCCGGAGGGTGAGCCCGAAAAACGGTCGGTCGCCTTTATCAAGGAGATTGTCCCCAGGTCCGTCATCCCGCTGATTTCCAACACACTTTTCAAAGAGCACTACGTCGCGACCAGGATGTCGCATAAGATCGCGCCTCCCAACATCGAATATACCTGGGGTGCAAACTTGATGAGTCGGATCGCCATCAACCTAACAAACAAGCCTGCACGACCTGCTTCAGGCTCCATCGAGGAGTTCATCACCGAGCATTATCTAGGGTTTACCAAACACCCCGGCGGCACGATTCAATATGAAGTGTTCCACCCGCAATGGGAAGTCGCTACGGTCACGGACAGTCAAATCGATGTTGATTTCGCAATGAACTACGGCGAGGACTTCGCCTTCCTCAACGACGCCACCCCCGTGAACCTCTGTTACACAAAAGGCTCAGACGTCAGCGTTTCTTTCCCCTCCC
- a CDS encoding terpene cyclase/mutase family protein, whose product MKIVSSLIISSIVGSLPLSAQDKQEPYLSIKLEMKRAIERGNDYLKAQQDKAGFWRDTDYPAYTALALTAALRSPSYQKADYIDKGYAWLTKQQKDDGGIYGKGLGTYNTATSIVALVSTGDKSYHPAILKARRFLINQQTDWDNKGETDNKYDGGIGYGGSYQHSDMSNTYLSIEALKLSRHIAQDDAEGKQPELNWEAAIKFISRTQNLKETNDQPGIGNDGSFNYFPGDSKAGTRTLPDGTKELRGYGSMSYAALLSMIYAELDEKDIRVTAVKKWLSENFTVKENPGLATKEDPSLGQQGLFYYYHTMAKGLAAANVDKLTTKDGKEIDWRNELSNALLSTQAPDGSWVNKNSRWWESDPVLVTAYAVLTLEQIYHSIPE is encoded by the coding sequence ATGAAAATTGTTAGCTCTTTGATCATTTCAAGCATCGTTGGCAGCCTGCCTCTATCAGCACAGGATAAACAGGAGCCCTACCTCTCGATCAAACTGGAGATGAAGCGGGCCATCGAACGTGGCAACGACTATCTCAAGGCCCAGCAGGACAAGGCAGGTTTCTGGCGTGATACAGATTACCCTGCCTACACGGCTCTCGCGCTCACCGCTGCGCTGCGTTCCCCCTCGTATCAGAAGGCGGACTACATCGACAAAGGCTACGCCTGGCTTACCAAGCAACAGAAGGATGACGGCGGTATCTATGGAAAGGGACTCGGCACCTACAACACCGCCACCTCCATCGTGGCTCTTGTTTCCACGGGTGACAAATCCTACCACCCGGCCATCCTGAAAGCCCGCCGTTTCCTGATCAACCAGCAAACCGACTGGGATAACAAAGGGGAAACCGACAACAAATACGATGGCGGCATCGGCTACGGCGGCTCTTACCAGCACTCCGACATGTCGAACACCTACCTTTCCATCGAGGCACTCAAACTATCACGCCACATCGCCCAGGATGACGCCGAGGGCAAACAGCCGGAACTCAACTGGGAGGCGGCGATCAAGTTTATCTCCCGCACCCAGAACCTGAAGGAAACCAACGACCAGCCCGGCATTGGCAACGACGGCTCATTCAACTACTTCCCTGGCGACTCCAAAGCCGGCACGCGCACCCTGCCCGATGGCACCAAGGAGCTGCGTGGCTATGGCTCCATGTCCTACGCCGCCCTGCTCTCGATGATCTACGCCGAGCTCGATGAAAAAGACATCCGCGTAACCGCTGTCAAAAAGTGGCTCTCCGAGAACTTCACCGTCAAGGAAAACCCCGGCCTCGCCACCAAGGAGGATCCGAGCCTCGGCCAACAAGGGCTGTTCTACTACTATCACACCATGGCCAAGGGCCTCGCTGCCGCCAATGTCGACAAACTGACCACCAAGGACGGCAAGGAGATCGACTGGCGCAACGAACTCTCCAACGCCCTGCTCTCGACCCAGGCACCCGACGGCTCATGGGTCAATAAAAACTCCCGCTGGTGGGAAAGCGACCCCGTGCTGGTCACCGCCTACGCCGTGCTGACCCTGGAGCAGATCTATCACTCGATCCCTGAATAG